In Coregonus clupeaformis isolate EN_2021a chromosome 15, ASM2061545v1, whole genome shotgun sequence, one genomic interval encodes:
- the LOC121582865 gene encoding protein FAM163B: protein MTAGTVVITGGILATVILLCIIAVLCYCRLQYYCCKKEESESEEEEEPDFAVTSRLPPVHSNHNIVAASAAASNPNGPTLFTPPLARKLTRSQTFCPSCTHHELPFYLQHPDGLRNGGDRISYRSVQQHDLDLPLEMPSYHKLNLTRSVTMKDMFNRSCSISTDV from the exons ATGACAGCCGGGACAGTGGTCATCACAGGCGGTATTTTAGCTACAGTTATCTTACTGTGCATCATCGcagtactgtgttactgtaggctgCAG TATTATTGCTGTAAGAAAGAGGAGTCAGagtcggaggaggaggaggagcccgactTTGCGGTGACGTCCCGCCTCCCGCCTGTCCACTCCAATCATAACATCGTGGCGGCGTCGGCCGCCGCCTCCAACCCCAACGGCCCCACCCTCTTCACGCCGCCATTGGCGCGTAAACTGACGCGCTCGCAGACGTTCTGCCCGTCGTGCACGCACCATGAGCTGCCCTTCTACCTGCAGCACCCGGATGGACTGCGGAACGGCGGCGACCGCATCAGCTACCGCAGTGTCCAGCAACACGACCTGGACCTGCCCTTAGAAATGCCCAGCTACCACAAACTCAACCTGACCCGGTCGGTCACCATGAAGGACATGTTCAACCGCAGCTGCAGCATCAGCACTGACGTCTAG